Proteins found in one Oncorhynchus mykiss isolate Arlee chromosome 3, USDA_OmykA_1.1, whole genome shotgun sequence genomic segment:
- the LOC110511188 gene encoding uncharacterized protein LOC110511188 isoform X1, with amino-acid sequence MRRRTDGHDRPYQKTDRQTAGSGETSQQQHRPQQGAKTSRCWSTVTSVGKCLLLIILIPPFLNYASLQREGQLLLPEDGEIIDIGLGQKMHLMCKGQGQPVVILDAPTGMSSDIWFHVQENIALLTKVCTYDRVGLGFSKRVLQNESTGTEKVWGMSTTGRMVDNLHRLIGLAGLATPLILVGSELDTLNARFYSHIHDAQVSDLVLIDPIPEDIFEEDQWQKYWYSQRVPSLQAMQFSAATGISRILIILGLLKPAIMGDNIAEDLIQRQKYLLSNPAHQSSAVDEHFFLNESASQVREISKFKPLSSRTSVSVIIGDSFDEQIPAPLNQVVAQLQKTLLEQTYPSANQIHVKGGDRRMIYKRPSVVSKHLWKLVSQRQSKQQSQ; translated from the exons ATGCGCAGAAGGACAGACGGTCATGATAGGCCATACCAAAAG actgacagacagactgcagGTTCAGGAGAGACCAGTCAACAACAACATCGACCACAACAAGGGGCTAAAACGAGCAGGTGCTGGTCGACTGTTACCTCAGTTGGAAAatgtctcctcctcatcatcctcatcccTCCCTTTCTGAACTATGCATCATTGCAAAGAGAGGGCCAACTGTTACTGCCAGAAG ATGGTGAAATTATAGATATCGGTTTAGGTCAAAAGATGCACCTGATGTGCAAAGGACAAGGACAGCCAGTTG TCATACTGGATGCCCCCACTGGTATGTCCTCTGACATCTGGTTCCATGTACAAGAGAACATTGCCCTGCTAACCAAG GTGTGCACTTATGACAGAGTGGGACTGGGGTTCAGTAAAAGAGTCCTGCAGAATGAAAGTACAGGGACGGAGAAAGTCTGGGGGATGTCAACCACTGGACG AATGGTGGACAACCTCCACCGCCTCATCGGTTTAGCTGGTCTAGCCACGCCTCTCATCCTGGTGGGGTCTGAACTGGACACGCTCAACGCCAGGTTCTACAGCCATATCCATGACGC GCAGGTGTCAGACCTTGTCCTTATTGATCCCATTCCAGAGGACATCTTTGAGGAGGACCAGTGGCAGAAGTACTG GTACAGTCAGCGGGTACCATCCCTCCAAGCCATGCAATTCTCAGCTGCCACAGGCATCAGCCGCATCCTTATCATTCTGGGGCTGCTAAAGCCCGCCATCATGGGGGACAACATCGCTGAAGACCTCATACAGAGACAG AAGTACCTCCTCAGTAACCCCGCCCACCAGAGCAGTGCTGTAGATGAACATTTTTTTCTGAATGAAAGTGCCTCTCAAGTCAG GGAAATCTCCAAATTCAAACCCCTCTCCAGTAGGACTTCTGTGAGTGTGATTATTGGGGATTCTTTCGATGAGCAAATTCCTGCTCCTCTAAACCAA GTGGTGGCCCAGCTTCAGAAGACGTTACTGGAGCAGACTTACCCCTCGGCCAACCAGATCCATGTTAAAGGAGGGGACCGCAGGATGATCTACAAGAGGCCGTCTGTTGTTAGCAAACACCTGTGGAAGCTGGTGTCCCAACGGCAGTCCAAACAGCAGAGCCAATAA
- the LOC110511188 gene encoding uncharacterized protein LOC110511188 isoform X2 translates to MHLMCKGQGQPVVILDAPTGMSSDIWFHVQENIALLTKVCTYDRVGLGFSKRVLQNESTGTEKVWGMSTTGRMVDNLHRLIGLAGLATPLILVGSELDTLNARFYSHIHDAQVSDLVLIDPIPEDIFEEDQWQKYWYSQRVPSLQAMQFSAATGISRILIILGLLKPAIMGDNIAEDLIQRQKYLLSNPAHQSSAVDEHFFLNESASQVREISKFKPLSSRTSVSVIIGDSFDEQIPAPLNQVVAQLQKTLLEQTYPSANQIHVKGGDRRMIYKRPSVVSKHLWKLVSQRQSKQQSQ, encoded by the exons ATGCACCTGATGTGCAAAGGACAAGGACAGCCAGTTG TCATACTGGATGCCCCCACTGGTATGTCCTCTGACATCTGGTTCCATGTACAAGAGAACATTGCCCTGCTAACCAAG GTGTGCACTTATGACAGAGTGGGACTGGGGTTCAGTAAAAGAGTCCTGCAGAATGAAAGTACAGGGACGGAGAAAGTCTGGGGGATGTCAACCACTGGACG AATGGTGGACAACCTCCACCGCCTCATCGGTTTAGCTGGTCTAGCCACGCCTCTCATCCTGGTGGGGTCTGAACTGGACACGCTCAACGCCAGGTTCTACAGCCATATCCATGACGC GCAGGTGTCAGACCTTGTCCTTATTGATCCCATTCCAGAGGACATCTTTGAGGAGGACCAGTGGCAGAAGTACTG GTACAGTCAGCGGGTACCATCCCTCCAAGCCATGCAATTCTCAGCTGCCACAGGCATCAGCCGCATCCTTATCATTCTGGGGCTGCTAAAGCCCGCCATCATGGGGGACAACATCGCTGAAGACCTCATACAGAGACAG AAGTACCTCCTCAGTAACCCCGCCCACCAGAGCAGTGCTGTAGATGAACATTTTTTTCTGAATGAAAGTGCCTCTCAAGTCAG GGAAATCTCCAAATTCAAACCCCTCTCCAGTAGGACTTCTGTGAGTGTGATTATTGGGGATTCTTTCGATGAGCAAATTCCTGCTCCTCTAAACCAA GTGGTGGCCCAGCTTCAGAAGACGTTACTGGAGCAGACTTACCCCTCGGCCAACCAGATCCATGTTAAAGGAGGGGACCGCAGGATGATCTACAAGAGGCCGTCTGTTGTTAGCAAACACCTGTGGAAGCTGGTGTCCCAACGGCAGTCCAAACAGCAGAGCCAATAA